AGCTCCCCTTCCGGTAGGGAGACCCAGCGGGCGAGCGCGTCCGCAGCGTATACGTAAATACCGAGGTGTCGTAGAAAGGCTCCGGATGCCAGATCGGCCGCATCGGGCTCGGCGTCCCGGAGATAGGGGATGGGGGCGCGGGAAAAGTAAAGAGCGGCGCCATCGGCGCCGCGTACGACCTTCACCGCCGCGGGGTCTCGCCACTCCTCGACCGAGCGAAGGAGAGTGGCTGCAGTCCCGATATCCCACCCCTCCTCGCGCACCAGTTCGATCGGAGGCACCAGCTGGTCGGTGCGGACGAACGGCTCATCGCCCTGCACGTTCACGATCACGCGGAAACGCTGGTTTTCGGGGCGGCGGGCCACCTCGGCCACGCGGTCGGTGCCGGAGGGATGCGCCGGGTCCGTGAGGACCGCCTCGGCCCCGAATCCCTCGGCCACCCGCACGATCTCCGGGCTGTCGGTGGCGATGACCAGCCGCTCGAAAAGGTCCGCCGCTGCCGCCCGCCGCCAGACCCATTCGATGAGCGGTCGTCCGGCGATCGGGTGCAACGGCTTCCGAGGCAGCCTCGTGGAGCCCAGTCGGGCCGGGATCACCCCCAGAATCCCGTCCTTCAACCGCCCCTCCCGGAGCGAAGAATCGGCGGCCTGTTAGCAATATTCACGCCAGAAAAGCTAGCGGCGCCGCGGCCCTTTGTCAAAGTGCCGGAGCGTCCTTTTTCACGCTCTCCATCGCTCATCGGGGGATACGCATTAAAGGGTCGTGCGCGCCGGTGGGCCACGGCTCGCGAAGCCCGGGAAGGTGCTCAGAAGGGTAGGTGGAAGCTTATGCTGAAATGCGGGTCGCGATCCGCTTCGGCGGGATCGAGGTAGAGGAAGAGATCGGCCACGCTCTGGCGCACACCCACCGCGACGTTCTGCTGCCACCGGGGTGCATCAGTATTGCTCACCCACGCGCTGCCCACGGCGTGTCGCGCTGCGAGCTGCGGGATGCCCGCGTAAGGAAGCACCAGAAAACGCAGCGGGACCGCGTAGGTAGACTGAAGGAAGACGAGATTGTCGCCACGCAGCTCGCCCTTCCTCAGGGTGGGAAGGGTGCCGGGCCCCCCGATGAGCGACCAGCGCTGGGGAGGGGCGGGATCGGGACCGAAGCTCTGCATCACGTGCCCGTGGAGCTCGAGCGAGTGGTCCCAGAGGGCGATCATGGTCCAGCGACCATCGAGGACGAGCTGGACGAACGAGCGCTCTCCCCAGCTACGCCCCTCAGGGGACGGAAATGCCCACTCCAGGTCGGCACTGCTGATGAAACCCGAAGTCACCCCGCGCCATCCGGCGCTGAAGCCGGCGAGCGCGGAGGTGAGGGTGCCCTCGAAGACCGGCGGGTTTTCTCGCCAGGGCTCGTCCCCGAAGAGTGTCCAGGGATCACGGGCGCGAAGCGACCGGTCCCGCGATGCACGCACACCCAGCCGCGGGACGATGTACCCTTGTCGCGTCGCCAGGGTGAGCGGCGGAAGCTGCTCCACCCGCACCTCGACGAAATCCGACTCGTAGTAGTTGCGGACATCGGAGCGGACGAGCAGTGCGGATAGGCTGTTGGAGAGGTCACCGCGAATCCATTCGTCGTGCGTCTCCACGGTACGCCCGCCACTCACCGACAGGTGAGCGCGTCCACCGAACGGGAGGAGGAGACGGCCCGTCGCTCCTACGTCGCCCCGGGCGCTGTAGTAGCTGCCGATCACCTCGTAGTGCGGCCGGAGGGAGTCGGTGCCGAAGCCCCCCGCCAGACCGGCCCGCACGGTCACGCCGTTCACCCTGTCGTAGGAGGGGATGATGACGCCTAGGACTCCCTGGGTCCTTATGAAGGGAGGTCGTGGTGGAGCGCGCAGGGTCACTCTGTATTCGGCGCCCCGCTGCTCGACCACGACGTTGTAATCGAGGGGGAGGAAGAGGGTATCGCCGACCGTGGCCAGTGCGGACGAACCGATGGTGCCGGCAACCGCCACCGCGACGCCGCCGACTCGCGCTCCTGGACGGATGAAGAAGGAGCCGCTCACCACCGCCACCGATCCGCTCACTGTCCCTTCCAGTCGAACGGTGGCGTCCACCACCACCAGGTCCCCCTCATGCTGGAAGGTCGCGGGCAGGACCGTGTCGCGATCGATGATCCAGTAATCGTTTCGATCGGCGATCTCCCGCAGGGCCGAGGCGGCCGGGTGGTCCGTACTGCCCTCCACCACCAGCCGTTGGGCGACGCTCTCACCCGCGATCAGGAAGAGGAGCGCCAGCGCGAGCCAGAGGTTCCGCACCTCAGATCAGCGAGAGGAAGTTGCGGAGCAGCGCATGCCCGTGCTCGCTGGCGATCGACTCCGGGTGGAACTGCACCCCCCAGACGGGATACGTGCGGTGCCGCACCGCCTGGATCTCGTCCTGGAATCCTTCCTCGTCCGTCCAGGCCACCACCTCCAGCTCGGCGGGAAGATCGGACGGTTCGATCACGAGCGAGTGGTAGCGGGTCACCGTGAACGGCGAGGGGATGTCGCGGAACACTCCCTCGCCCCGATGCGCCACCGGAGAGGTCTTGCCGTGCATCAGCCGCCTGGCACGCACCACCGAGCCGCCGTAGGCCGCGCCGATCGCCTGGTGGCCCAGGCAGACCCCCAGGATGGGGATGCGCGGTCCGAAGGTGCGGACCAGCTCCACCGAGATCCCCGCCTCCGCCGGCGTACACGGCCCCGGCGAGATGACCACCGCCTGCGGCGCCATCGCCTCCACCTCCTTCAGCGTCACCTCGTCGTTCCGCTTCACCACCGGCTCCACCCCGATCTCCCCCAGATATTGCACTAGATTCCAGGTGAAGCTATCGTAATTATCTATAACTAATATCATAACATAGGTGTGTTCACTTGATATAGATCCGAGAGGCATCGGCGAATTACGAATTATGAATTACGGATTCTTACTTAGGGCGGGCTCCCGGTCTACCCGCGGCAGCTCAGCGACTATCCTGCCAGGCGAGTATCCTAACCCGTAACCCGTAATTCGTAATTCGTAATTCGTAATTCGTAATTCGTAATTCGTAATTCGTAATTCGTAATTCGTAATTCGTAATTCGTAATTCGCGCCGCGCTCCGCGCGGCGCGCTACGCCCGCGGATGAAACGACCGGTGCACCTGCGTCAGGTAGGTGCGGTCCACGTGCGTGTACACCTGCGTGGTCGAGATGTCCGCGTGGCCGAGCATTTCCTGCACCGCCACCAGGTCGGCGCCGCCTTCCAGCAGGTGCGTAGCGAAGGAGTGCCGCAGCGTGTGCGGACTCACCGGCTTGGTGATCCCCGCCCGCTCCACATGAGCGCGAAGGATCTTCCACACGCCCATGCGGGTCAACGGGCCGCCACGGGCGTTCAGGAAGACCCTTCCCTCTCCCCTACCCCGCTCCAGCCGCGGCCGCACCTCCCGAATATAGATCGACAGGGCCGACACCGCTCTGCGACCAATGGGAACCAGGCGCTCCTTGCTCCCCTTCCCGAAGACGATCGCGTACCCCTCGTCCAGGTGCAGCTGGCGGAGCGGGAGCTCGATCAGCTCGGACACCCGCACTCCGCTGGCGTAGGCAAACTCGAGCAGCGCCCGGTCCCTCCAGGCGAGCGGGTGCGACAGATCCGGTGCGTTCAGGAGCCGTTCCACCTCCTCTATCGTGAGCACCTCGGGCAGGGTGCGCCAGCCGCGGGGCGTCTGGAGGCGCTCGCTCGGATCGGAGACCACCAGGCTCTCACCGAGCAGGAAGCCATAGTAGGTGCGAATGGCGGAGAGGTTGCGCGCCACCGAGGAGGGAGCCAGGCCCAGGTCCTTGAGGTGGTGGATGAAGCTACGCAGGTCGGCCGTCGTCGCGGCACCCGGCGAGCTCAGACCCTTCAGGGCGAGGTAATCGGCCAGCCGAGCCACATCGTGCTCGTACGCACGCAGCGTCTGCTCCGAGAGCCCTCGCTCGAAGCGCAGGTGGTCAAGGAAGGCCGACAGATGAAAGAGGCGACGATCGGGAGCCGCCGCCTCCTCCTCTCCCCTCGGCCCCTGCCGGTCCGGGCCGCGGCTCACCGGCTCTTCCACCACCACCAGACGACTCCCGCCGCGGCGATCAGTGCGATCACCCACGCCCAGAGACCCACCGATCGGACCAGCGCCAACAGCTGGTCCCAGTTGCGCCCGGCCCAGCCTCCGACATAGACCAGGGCGCCATACCAGACCGCCGACGCGAGCGCCACCGGGGGCGCCGTACGCCAGAACCCGATCCTCGCGACTCCCGCGAACACCGGCACCACCGCGCGGAACATCGGCAGGAAGCGGCTGATGAACACCACGCCGATACCGAACCGCCGGTAAAAGACGGCGAGCTTCTCGAGCTGCCCCGGATGCAGGATCAGCCGGCCCAAACGCCCGGCAAAAAAGCCCGCCCCATACCGCAGGCCTGCGTAGTACACGAACAGGGCCGAGAGCACGTTTGCCCCCCAGACCACGACGAAAACGATCCAGGGGTTGGCAACCCCGCGTCCCGCGAGCAGCCCGCCGAAGAGCACCACCACATCCGCGGGAACGGGAGGCACCAGGTTCTCCAGTGCCGCCATGGCGCCGAGGACGAGATACACCGCGGCGGCCGAGGCGCCGCCCAACCAGCTCAGCAGCCGCTCAATTGTCTCGGCCACGCTGGGGCCTCAGCCGTTGGGCCGCCCGTGTCGGGCGAAGAGTCGCGCCTGATCCTCGATACGGTCGATCAGCGCGACCGCCAGGACGGCGATCCCCTCCTCCCGACCGACCCACCCCATCCCCTCGTTCGACTTCCCTTTGATCGACACGTGACCCGGTGAGATGCCGAGCACCCCCGAGAGACGCTCGCGCATCTCTGCCACGTGCGGTCCGATCCGGGGGCGCTCCGCCACCACAGTGACGTCCACGTTGACGACCTGGTAATTCTCCCCCTCGAGGAGGTGGACTGCCCGCGCAAGCAGGCTCAGGGAGTCTGCGTCCTTCCAGGAAGGATCCTTGTCGGGAAAGTGGCTACCGATGTCGCCGAGGCCCGCTGCGCCCAGGATGGCGTCGGTCACCGCATGGGCCACGGCATCCGCGTCCGAGTGCCCGGCCAACCCCACGTCGGAGGGGATGGTCACGCCGCCCAGCACCAGCGGGCGCCCAGCCTCGAAGCGGTGCGAATCGTATCCGTGGCCGATGCGCATGGTTCAGAAGACAGGGTAAACTCGCGTCCTACCGACGCCTGCCCGGCGCCGTTCGGGCCTCCATGTGAGACAGGGAACAGGTCGCCTTGGTCGCCCTGTTCCCTGCCATCCCTGCGCCCGGCGCGACGGGGCGCTCAGACCCCGTCCCAGCGTCGGATCGCCAGAGAGACGTTGTGTCCGCCGAAACCGAAACTGTTGCTCAGGGCCAGCCGGACCGGTCGCTCGACCATGCCGTTCGTGGCGTAGTCGAGATCGCATTCCGGGTCGGGGTTCGAGTAGTTGATCGTGGGCGGGATCTTCCCCTCCCGGCAGACGAGGGCGGTGATG
The DNA window shown above is from Longimicrobiaceae bacterium and carries:
- the kdsB gene encoding 3-deoxy-manno-octulosonate cytidylyltransferase codes for the protein MKDGILGVIPARLGSTRLPRKPLHPIAGRPLIEWVWRRAAAADLFERLVIATDSPEIVRVAEGFGAEAVLTDPAHPSGTDRVAEVARRPENQRFRVIVNVQGDEPFVRTDQLVPPIELVREEGWDIGTAATLLRSVEEWRDPAAVKVVRGADGAALYFSRAPIPYLRDAEPDAADLASGAFLRHLGIYVYAADALARWVSLPEGELERIERLEQLRPLAAGVRIGVAIVPPVEGGVDTPEDARAAERRLRQELDLNDGLSEPRDELAR
- a CDS encoding aminodeoxychorismate/anthranilate synthase component II encodes the protein MPLGSISSEHTYVMILVIDNYDSFTWNLVQYLGEIGVEPVVKRNDEVTLKEVEAMAPQAVVISPGPCTPAEAGISVELVRTFGPRIPILGVCLGHQAIGAAYGGSVVRARRLMHGKTSPVAHRGEGVFRDIPSPFTVTRYHSLVIEPSDLPAELEVVAWTDEEGFQDEIQAVRHRTYPVWGVQFHPESIASEHGHALLRNFLSLI
- the xerD gene encoding site-specific tyrosine recombinase XerD yields the protein MGDRTDRRGGSRLVVVEEPVSRGPDRQGPRGEEEAAAPDRRLFHLSAFLDHLRFERGLSEQTLRAYEHDVARLADYLALKGLSSPGAATTADLRSFIHHLKDLGLAPSSVARNLSAIRTYYGFLLGESLVVSDPSERLQTPRGWRTLPEVLTIEEVERLLNAPDLSHPLAWRDRALLEFAYASGVRVSELIELPLRQLHLDEGYAIVFGKGSKERLVPIGRRAVSALSIYIREVRPRLERGRGEGRVFLNARGGPLTRMGVWKILRAHVERAGITKPVSPHTLRHSFATHLLEGGADLVAVQEMLGHADISTTQVYTHVDRTYLTQVHRSFHPRA
- a CDS encoding DedA family protein, which codes for MAETIERLLSWLGGASAAAVYLVLGAMAALENLVPPVPADVVVLFGGLLAGRGVANPWIVFVVVWGANVLSALFVYYAGLRYGAGFFAGRLGRLILHPGQLEKLAVFYRRFGIGVVFISRFLPMFRAVVPVFAGVARIGFWRTAPPVALASAVWYGALVYVGGWAGRNWDQLLALVRSVGLWAWVIALIAAAGVVWWWWKSR
- the ispF gene encoding 2-C-methyl-D-erythritol 2,4-cyclodiphosphate synthase — translated: MRIGHGYDSHRFEAGRPLVLGGVTIPSDVGLAGHSDADAVAHAVTDAILGAAGLGDIGSHFPDKDPSWKDADSLSLLARAVHLLEGENYQVVNVDVTVVAERPRIGPHVAEMRERLSGVLGISPGHVSIKGKSNEGMGWVGREEGIAVLAVALIDRIEDQARLFARHGRPNG